A single region of the Pristis pectinata isolate sPriPec2 chromosome 25, sPriPec2.1.pri, whole genome shotgun sequence genome encodes:
- the phb gene encoding prohibitin, with protein sequence MAGKVLETIGKFGLGLAIAGGIVNSALYNVDAGHRAVIFDRFRGVQDLVSGEGTHFLIPWVQRPIIFDCRSQPRNVPVVTGSKDLQNVNITLRILFRPVTDQLPRIYTTIGEDYDERVLPSITTEILKSVVARFDAGELITQRELVSRQVSEDLTERAATFGLILDDVSLTHLTFGKEFTEAVELKQVAQQEAERARFIVEKAEQQKKAAVIAAEGDSKAAELIADSLSQVGDGLIELRKLEAAEDIAFQLARSRNVTYLPSGQSTLLQLPPH encoded by the exons ATGGCCGGGAAAGTTCTGGAAACCATCGGGAAGTTTGGACTCGGGCTGGCCATCGCCGGAGGGATCGTGAACTCGGCGCTTTACAACG ttgaTGCTGGGCACAGAGCAGTGATATTTGATCGATTTCGTGGAGTTCAAGATCTGGTTAGTGGTGAAGGCACACATTTCCTTATTCCATGGGTACAAAGACCAATCATTTTTGACTGCCGATCACAACCAAGAAATGTTCCAGTTGTCACAGGTAGCAAAG ATTTACAGAATGTAAACATCACACTGCGTATTCTCTTCAGACCAGTGACTGACCAGTTACCCAGGATTTACACCACCATTGGTGAAGATTATGATGAGAGAGTCCTGCCATCTATCACAACAGAAATCCTGAAGTCTGTTGTT GCCCGGTTTGATGCTGGTGAGTTGATCACGCAGAGAGAGCTGGTATCCAGACAGGTTAGCGAAGATTTGACAGAGAGAGCTGCTACTTTTGGACTCATCCTGGATGATGTGTCATTG ACTCATTTGACCTTTGGCAAAGAGTTCACAGAGGCTGTGGAGCTGAAACAGGTTGCACAACAGGAAGCTGAGCGAGCCAGATTTATTGTAGAAAAG GCTGAGCAACAGAAGAAAGCAGCCGTTATTGCTGCAGAAGGGGACTCCAAAGCTGCAGAACTGATCGCTGACTCCCTCTCACAAGTCGGGGATGGTTTGATTGAACTGAGAAAACTGGAAGCTGCTGAAGATATCGCCTTCCAGCTCGCAAGGTCCCGCAATGTAACCTATTTACCATCCGGTCAGTCAACATTACTCCAGCTGCCCCCACATTAA